One genomic window of Pseudomonas aeruginosa includes the following:
- a CDS encoding TetR/AcrR family transcriptional regulator has product MATRGRPRAFDRDTALQRAMDVFWVRGYEGASLAALTEAMEIRPPSLYAAFGSKEGLFREALAHYLGQHGRYRRDVLDGAPSAREGVAELLRETVARFCSDEFPRGCLVVLAALTGTPESEAVRDALSAERGESIRLFRERMRRGIADGDLAADTDVEELATFYATVLFGLSVQAKDRVPCERLLAVVERALRAWP; this is encoded by the coding sequence ATGGCAACGCGAGGCAGGCCACGGGCATTCGACAGGGACACCGCCCTGCAGCGAGCCATGGACGTGTTCTGGGTGCGTGGCTACGAAGGCGCTTCGCTGGCGGCCCTGACCGAGGCGATGGAAATCAGGCCGCCCAGCCTGTACGCCGCCTTCGGTAGCAAGGAAGGGCTGTTCCGCGAAGCCCTGGCCCACTATCTCGGCCAGCACGGCCGCTATCGCCGGGATGTCCTCGATGGCGCGCCGAGCGCCCGCGAGGGCGTGGCCGAGCTGCTCCGCGAGACCGTCGCGCGCTTCTGTTCCGACGAGTTCCCGCGCGGTTGCCTGGTGGTGCTCGCGGCGCTGACCGGAACCCCGGAAAGCGAGGCGGTGCGGGACGCGTTGAGCGCCGAGCGCGGCGAGTCGATCCGCCTGTTCCGTGAGCGCATGCGGCGCGGCATCGCTGACGGCGACCTGGCGGCGGACACCGACGTGGAGGAGTTGGCGACCTTCTATGCCACCGTGCTGTTCGGCCTCAGCGTGCAGGCCAAGGACCGGGTGCCTTGCGAGCGCCTGCTGGCGGTGGTCGAACGGGCGCTGCGCGCCTGGCCCTGA